One genomic region from Streptomyces sp. NBC_00582 encodes:
- a CDS encoding thymidine kinase, producing the protein MPELVFFSGTMDCGKSTLALQIEHNRSARGLQGMIFTRDDRAGQGKLSSRLGLVTDAVEVEDGQDLYVYLVDHLSQGGRADYVIADEAQFLAEEQIDQLARVVDDLGIDVYAFGITTDFRSKLFPGSQRLVELADRVEVLQVEALCWCGARATHNARTVGGAMVVEGAQVVVGDVDQADTVAYEVLCRRHFRRRMTSASARAGALSPDVLPVSPY; encoded by the coding sequence ATGCCCGAGCTGGTGTTCTTCTCCGGAACCATGGACTGCGGGAAGTCGACGCTGGCTCTGCAGATCGAGCACAACCGCTCCGCGCGCGGACTGCAGGGCATGATCTTCACCCGGGACGACCGGGCGGGCCAGGGCAAACTCTCCTCCCGTCTGGGCCTGGTCACCGACGCGGTCGAGGTCGAGGACGGCCAGGACCTGTACGTGTACCTCGTCGACCACCTCTCGCAGGGCGGCCGCGCGGACTATGTGATCGCGGACGAGGCGCAGTTCCTCGCCGAGGAGCAGATCGACCAGCTCGCGCGCGTGGTCGACGACCTCGGGATAGACGTCTACGCGTTCGGCATCACCACGGACTTCCGCTCCAAGCTCTTTCCCGGCTCCCAGCGGCTCGTCGAACTCGCCGACCGCGTCGAGGTCCTCCAGGTCGAGGCACTGTGCTGGTGCGGCGCCCGCGCCACCCACAACGCCCGTACGGTCGGCGGCGCCATGGTGGTCGAGGGCGCGCAGGTCGTCGTCGGGGACGTCGACCAGGCGGACACCGTCGCCTACGAGGTCCTGTGCCGCCGGCACTTCCGGCGCCGTATGACGAGCGCCTCCGCCCGCGCCGGCGCGCTCTCCCCGGACGTCCTGCCCGTCTCCCCCTACTGA